A stretch of the Polyangiaceae bacterium genome encodes the following:
- a CDS encoding VWA domain-containing protein, with product MTDGNSYAREKASFYSAIQGISAGGQTSIGDALYESQSILAKAFDHDDAWKLFDRQTIVLLSDGMNSAAAQPVDYYGAALGGVPTKDDDGPWFALSPLHRPTRLGHKLPTPVISGIAIGQDADLTELDHLAHLTGGTVLYAPAAPLFSALVVDQADAQFHAYAVGAGYDRVQSARVPPGGSPIQVSVEPGVVELRVNLVSGEENAALAVLTSPNGATVAPTDVAPQGQSTSFRVFGPDPGTWTVQSVPGGDPAVTSTFVESVVRSPVQLFATFGPQDRLPLSEGGTPDPDELDAWVGSDLFLRAAVFEETAVRACTVRATLQRPDGSSAELVLRDDGTHGDESTNDGVFGVRYAQTAQPGLYTAKLRARCTLGSGFEVSREKLLGVTLNRLPDLDADGLPDRWQARHAVSDPSADTDADGLSNALELEHGTDPNLSDTDGGGEADGSEVAAGRDPREAVDDGTDAPELIPVPGNGVVYLPSAMTTDGHVLVVERGASLNGPFDRIPPDSRSGNWYAVDGTVLNDETYCYRMRAELGAIRSGWSAPACTRPRLDPVPPTVQVSVAPRLTHTRDVTVEVRLTDPASLSDGIVVPVDLGAFTSGVEAMRVWFDPDSRDAVQWRPPAEQLQLRLPDQPFTVIRIQSRDYAGNLSEPVSVWIARPLASALDRAIASEERAEDAIEASDLDGARSHVLASLPEISAALAASVKRLAEPGCDKEVETSILTRLAKIHGLKVAAIALLKPQTIHLARVTLETALKLELEVAGLADEKEIRP from the coding sequence TTGACAGATGGAAACTCCTACGCGCGCGAGAAAGCGAGCTTCTATTCCGCCATCCAGGGGATCTCCGCAGGCGGGCAGACGAGCATCGGCGATGCTTTGTATGAATCGCAGTCGATCCTGGCCAAGGCCTTCGATCATGACGACGCCTGGAAGTTGTTCGATCGGCAGACCATCGTACTGCTCTCGGACGGAATGAACTCGGCTGCTGCGCAGCCGGTGGACTACTACGGGGCCGCACTCGGCGGAGTTCCGACGAAGGACGACGATGGTCCTTGGTTCGCGCTGAGTCCGCTACATCGCCCGACGCGTTTGGGCCACAAGCTCCCTACGCCGGTGATCTCCGGAATCGCGATAGGCCAAGATGCCGACCTAACCGAGCTCGATCATCTCGCGCACCTCACCGGCGGGACCGTGCTGTACGCTCCGGCGGCGCCGCTCTTCTCTGCTCTCGTGGTCGATCAGGCAGATGCTCAGTTCCATGCGTACGCGGTTGGGGCGGGCTACGACCGCGTGCAGAGCGCCCGAGTGCCGCCCGGGGGTTCCCCAATTCAAGTCTCGGTCGAGCCAGGTGTGGTTGAGCTCAGAGTGAACCTCGTAAGCGGGGAGGAAAACGCTGCGCTGGCGGTGTTGACATCGCCCAACGGTGCAACCGTGGCGCCGACAGACGTCGCGCCCCAGGGCCAGTCGACAAGCTTCCGAGTGTTCGGCCCTGACCCCGGCACCTGGACGGTCCAGAGCGTCCCTGGCGGAGACCCCGCCGTAACGTCAACCTTCGTCGAGTCGGTCGTGCGCAGTCCGGTGCAGCTGTTTGCCACATTTGGGCCTCAGGATCGCCTGCCTCTTTCGGAGGGCGGCACGCCCGATCCGGACGAACTCGACGCTTGGGTCGGCTCGGACTTGTTCTTGCGGGCTGCGGTGTTTGAGGAAACGGCCGTCCGGGCATGCACGGTTCGCGCGACACTGCAGCGACCCGACGGCTCGAGCGCGGAGCTCGTGCTTCGCGATGACGGTACGCACGGGGACGAATCCACGAACGATGGGGTCTTCGGGGTTCGATACGCCCAGACCGCCCAGCCTGGTCTCTACACCGCAAAGCTTCGCGCGCGGTGCACGCTCGGCTCCGGCTTCGAGGTGTCCAGGGAGAAGTTGCTGGGCGTAACCCTAAACCGGCTCCCCGACTTGGATGCCGATGGACTGCCAGACCGATGGCAGGCGCGCCACGCGGTCTCGGATCCGAGCGCGGACACAGACGCGGACGGCTTATCGAACGCGTTGGAGCTCGAGCACGGCACCGACCCAAACCTGAGCGACACCGATGGCGGGGGCGAAGCCGATGGGTCCGAAGTCGCGGCCGGCCGCGACCCGCGCGAGGCGGTCGACGACGGTACCGACGCGCCGGAGCTGATTCCCGTTCCGGGGAACGGCGTAGTGTACCTGCCGAGCGCGATGACCACGGACGGACACGTCCTGGTTGTCGAACGCGGCGCGTCGCTCAACGGACCGTTCGATCGAATCCCGCCTGATTCGAGATCTGGCAACTGGTACGCGGTCGACGGAACCGTCCTCAACGACGAGACCTACTGTTACCGCATGCGCGCCGAGCTGGGGGCGATCCGGAGCGGTTGGTCGGCTCCGGCATGCACGCGTCCGCGGCTCGATCCAGTCCCGCCGACCGTGCAGGTGAGCGTCGCACCACGGCTGACGCACACCCGCGACGTCACCGTGGAGGTTCGCCTCACCGATCCAGCATCTCTGAGCGATGGCATCGTTGTACCAGTTGATCTGGGAGCGTTCACCAGCGGCGTCGAGGCCATGCGCGTTTGGTTCGATCCGGACTCGCGGGATGCTGTGCAGTGGCGACCGCCAGCCGAGCAACTCCAACTCAGACTTCCCGATCAGCCTTTCACAGTGATCAGGATCCAGTCTCGAGACTACGCGGGCAACCTGAGCGAGCCCGTCAGCGTGTGGATCGCCCGTCCTCTTGCTAGCGCGCTCGACCGGGCCATTGCCAGCGAAGAGCGCGCAGAGGACGCAATCGAGGCCAGCGACCTCGACGGCGCGCGCTCTCACGTTCTGGCTTCGCTACCTGAGATCTCGGCAGCGCTCGCGGCGAGCGTGAAGCGCCTGGCCGAACCAGGCTGCGACAAGGAAGTCGAGACGAGCATTCTCACGCGCCTCGCCAAGATTCACGGTCTGAAGGTGGCTGCCATCGCCCTGCTGAAGCCGCAGACAATTCATCTGGCCCGCGTGACGCTTGAGACTGCACTGAAGCTCGAGCTCGAAGTCGCCGGGCTAGCGGACGAAAAGGAGATCCGCCCTTGA
- a CDS encoding DUF559 domain-containing protein — translation MSWKTTHSQVIEARARAMRFAQTPTEEALWRELRGGKLGAVVRRQYVVGRYIADFAVPSVRVVIEVDGAYHASRRAADARRDRELGRRGWRVLRLPAELVARDLGEAVARVRAVLGSDG, via the coding sequence ATGTCTTGGAAGACCACTCACTCGCAAGTCATCGAAGCTCGGGCGCGCGCCATGCGCTTTGCGCAGACGCCCACGGAGGAGGCGCTGTGGCGGGAGCTGCGTGGCGGGAAGCTGGGCGCGGTCGTCCGACGTCAGTACGTCGTCGGCCGGTACATCGCGGACTTCGCCGTGCCCTCCGTGCGCGTCGTGATTGAGGTCGATGGCGCGTACCACGCCAGCCGGCGTGCGGCCGATGCGCGCCGGGACCGGGAGCTTGGTCGCCGCGGGTGGCGGGTGTTGCGGCTGCCGGCGGAGCTCGTTGCCCGGGACCTCGGGGAAGCGGTCGCGCGCGTGCGCGCGGTGCTCGGCAGCGATGGGTGA
- a CDS encoding IgGFc-binding protein, which translates to MKTLHKLGMLVPTLIAAAWGCSATDDVVATGDPNADSGVGGAAGSGGATGGTGNAGGSDAGIDVNVTDAPVTETCEAAAQAGSTYGCEYFALQVDTINDPTGGYGLPGACYAVFVANRGLGPVKIDVDRAGQQFTNTDFIRIPKGQGKDITYAPYDAANGLPPNEVAILFLSEGNPPKNMNCPVPTALKADTAVHGSGLGKAFHIKTSAPVSAYQIFPYGGGAVAATSAALLLPTSAWDGNYVAINAYKQSAVHPKYAMPSLDIVAQEDDTTVKIKPVAAIEPGVNVSATAAGQVAEYKLQRGEYVQFTQGAELTGSAIQADKPIGVFGGATCINVPADKEACDTAQQQLLPVKQLGSEYVAVRHKPRRQGFDPVDEVVPWRIVGAVDGTTLSYTPAAPAGAPTTLKQGEVVEFWSKEAFTVKSQDSSHPFYVGAYMTGGNDFLGEGDPEWVNVVPVGQYLDSYVFFTDPTYPETSLVVVRQKDQSGAFQDVELECLGTLGDWKPLGDYEYTHTTLVTGAFQGQGNCSNGRQSMQSKAPFTATVWGWGSVTFGPSDVYTAYVSYAYPAGMGTKLINTVEIPVVK; encoded by the coding sequence ATGAAGACCTTGCACAAGCTCGGGATGCTGGTTCCAACCCTGATCGCGGCGGCCTGGGGCTGCTCCGCGACGGACGACGTCGTCGCCACCGGCGATCCGAACGCGGACAGCGGCGTGGGCGGCGCGGCGGGCAGCGGCGGCGCCACGGGCGGCACCGGCAATGCCGGCGGCAGCGACGCGGGCATCGACGTGAACGTCACGGACGCCCCGGTGACCGAGACCTGCGAGGCCGCCGCGCAGGCCGGCAGCACCTACGGCTGCGAGTACTTCGCGCTCCAGGTGGACACCATCAACGATCCCACCGGCGGCTACGGCCTGCCCGGCGCCTGCTACGCCGTGTTCGTCGCGAACCGCGGCCTCGGCCCCGTGAAGATCGACGTCGATCGCGCCGGCCAGCAGTTCACCAACACCGACTTCATCCGCATCCCGAAGGGCCAAGGCAAGGACATCACCTACGCGCCCTACGACGCGGCGAACGGTCTGCCTCCGAACGAGGTCGCCATTCTGTTCCTGTCCGAGGGCAACCCGCCCAAGAACATGAACTGCCCCGTCCCGACCGCGCTCAAGGCCGACACGGCGGTGCACGGCAGCGGGCTCGGCAAGGCCTTCCACATCAAGACCAGCGCGCCGGTCTCGGCCTACCAGATCTTCCCCTACGGCGGCGGCGCCGTGGCCGCGACCAGCGCCGCGCTGCTCCTGCCCACCAGCGCCTGGGACGGCAACTACGTCGCCATCAACGCCTACAAGCAGAGCGCGGTGCACCCGAAGTACGCGATGCCGTCCCTCGACATCGTCGCCCAGGAGGACGACACCACGGTGAAGATCAAGCCCGTGGCCGCCATCGAGCCGGGCGTGAACGTGAGCGCCACCGCCGCCGGGCAGGTCGCCGAGTACAAGCTCCAGCGCGGCGAATACGTGCAGTTCACCCAGGGCGCCGAGCTCACCGGCAGCGCCATCCAGGCCGACAAGCCCATCGGTGTGTTCGGCGGCGCCACCTGCATCAACGTGCCCGCGGACAAGGAGGCCTGCGACACCGCGCAGCAGCAGCTCCTGCCCGTGAAGCAGCTCGGCAGCGAATACGTCGCCGTGCGCCACAAGCCGCGCCGCCAGGGCTTCGATCCGGTGGACGAGGTCGTCCCCTGGCGCATCGTCGGCGCGGTGGACGGCACCACGCTGAGCTACACCCCCGCCGCCCCCGCCGGCGCGCCCACCACCTTGAAGCAAGGCGAGGTCGTCGAGTTCTGGAGCAAGGAGGCCTTCACGGTGAAGAGCCAGGACTCGAGCCACCCGTTCTACGTCGGCGCCTACATGACCGGCGGCAACGACTTCCTGGGCGAAGGCGATCCGGAGTGGGTCAACGTCGTCCCGGTCGGGCAGTATCTCGACTCTTACGTGTTCTTCACCGACCCGACCTACCCCGAGACCTCCCTGGTGGTCGTGCGCCAGAAGGATCAGTCCGGCGCGTTCCAGGACGTGGAGCTCGAGTGCCTGGGCACGCTCGGCGACTGGAAGCCCCTGGGCGACTACGAGTACACGCACACGACGCTGGTCACCGGCGCCTTCCAGGGCCAGGGCAACTGCTCGAACGGCCGCCAGTCGATGCAGAGCAAGGCGCCCTTCACCGCCACCGTCTGGGGCTGGGGCTCGGTGACCTTCGGCCCGAGCGACGTGTACACCGCGTACGTGTCGTACGCGTACCCAGCGGGGATGGGGACGAAGCTGATCAATACGGTCGAGATCCCGGTGGTGAAGTAG
- a CDS encoding response regulator: protein MKDSGPDPYRELFERSADAILIIEDNRFVDCNAATVAMLRYQNKEDLLRTHPSELSPPRQPDGRSSFEKANEMMATAFERGSHRFEWDHVRFDGEVFPVEVLLTAVQRDDKRILHVVWRDITDRKRLEEQLRHSQKMEIIGQLTGGIAHDFNNLLVAIMGNGELLQRKLQDRPELVVFVEEMVKAGRRGAALVRQLLLFSRPQDSPAELIDLVPVLRDVHRMLERLIGENVRLVIESHPEPLLTGSSRGHIEQVVVNLVTNARDAMPNGGTITVGLKPVSIAKDSIGAVEQLDPGRYALLSVTDTGHGMSDEVLAHAIDPFFTTKDVGRGTGLGLSTVYGIAKQSGGGLRIDSSVGHGSTVKVYLPLRQGVPATPEPPAVPRPVRGGDERILVAEDDETVAKVVVRALTARGYRVELASDGAQALERCLARRGDVDLLVTDVVMPRMNGPELVRALRAEGIGVPVLFMSGYTRDEALPPGDGDGPVELLEKPFTATELVTRVREVLDRGAEDAAAD from the coding sequence GTGAAGGACTCAGGCCCGGACCCCTATCGCGAGCTCTTCGAGCGCTCGGCGGACGCCATCCTCATCATCGAGGACAACCGCTTCGTGGACTGCAACGCCGCGACGGTCGCGATGCTGCGCTACCAGAACAAGGAGGACCTGCTCCGCACCCACCCTTCGGAGCTGTCCCCTCCGAGGCAGCCGGACGGCAGGAGCTCCTTCGAGAAGGCCAACGAGATGATGGCCACCGCCTTCGAGCGCGGGAGCCATCGCTTCGAGTGGGATCACGTCCGCTTCGACGGCGAGGTGTTCCCGGTCGAGGTCCTCCTGACCGCCGTGCAGCGCGACGACAAGCGGATCCTGCACGTGGTGTGGCGCGACATCACCGACCGCAAGCGCCTGGAGGAGCAGCTCCGGCACTCCCAGAAGATGGAGATCATCGGCCAGCTCACCGGCGGCATCGCGCACGACTTCAACAACCTGCTCGTGGCCATCATGGGCAACGGAGAGCTGTTGCAGCGGAAGCTCCAGGACCGGCCCGAGCTCGTGGTGTTCGTCGAAGAAATGGTGAAGGCCGGCCGGCGCGGCGCCGCGCTGGTCCGCCAGCTCCTGCTCTTCAGCCGGCCCCAAGACAGCCCGGCCGAGCTCATCGACCTGGTCCCCGTGCTCCGGGACGTGCACCGCATGCTGGAGCGCCTGATCGGCGAGAACGTGCGCCTCGTGATCGAGTCCCACCCCGAGCCGTTGCTCACGGGCAGCTCCCGCGGCCACATCGAGCAAGTCGTCGTCAACCTGGTGACCAACGCTCGGGACGCCATGCCCAACGGGGGCACCATCACCGTCGGCCTCAAGCCGGTGAGCATCGCGAAGGACAGCATCGGCGCCGTCGAGCAGCTCGACCCGGGACGGTACGCCCTGCTCTCCGTCACGGACACCGGGCACGGCATGAGCGACGAAGTGCTGGCTCACGCCATCGATCCCTTCTTCACCACCAAGGACGTGGGACGCGGCACCGGGCTCGGGCTGTCCACCGTGTATGGCATCGCCAAGCAGAGCGGCGGCGGGCTGCGCATCGACAGCAGCGTGGGCCACGGCTCGACGGTGAAGGTCTACCTGCCGCTGCGGCAGGGCGTGCCGGCGACGCCCGAACCCCCCGCGGTGCCGCGTCCGGTGCGCGGCGGCGACGAGCGCATCCTGGTGGCCGAAGACGACGAGACCGTCGCGAAGGTCGTGGTGCGCGCGCTCACCGCGCGGGGCTACCGGGTCGAGCTGGCCAGCGACGGAGCCCAGGCGCTCGAGCGCTGTTTGGCGCGGCGCGGCGACGTCGACCTCCTGGTGACCGACGTGGTCATGCCCCGCATGAACGGACCCGAGCTGGTCCGAGCGCTGCGCGCCGAAGGGATCGGCGTGCCCGTGCTGTTCATGTCCGGCTACACGCGCGACGAGGCGCTGCCGCCGGGGGACGGCGATGGCCCGGTGGAGCTGCTCGAGAAGCCGTTCACTGCCACTGAGCTCGTGACCCGCGTCCGAGAGGTCCTGGACCGAGGCGCCGAAGATGCCGCGGCTGACTGA
- a CDS encoding FAD-dependent oxidoreductase gives MPRLTDHPVLPALAATEISISWRGRSLPAHDGEPLSSALWAAGERVLGHHPKDGAAQSLFCANGQCAQCLVLVDGRPEKACVTRAREGMRVEPADGLPELPKDSGATSAHALEELAVDVLIVGGGPAGLSAAKELGERGIDALLIDDKPILGGKLVLQTHRFFGSFNAVHAGTRGFDIAARLEREVREQPTVRVWTESPAVGAFSDGVVGVLHGGERGSYVLVRPRALVVATGARERSLSFPGNTLPGVMGAGAFQTLMNRDRVLPAERVLVVGGGNVGLIVAYQALQAGVRVAALIEALPECGGYAVHHDKLARLGVEVLTSHTLLAAHGRDSVEGASVARVDEAGHPLPGTERSIACDAVLLAVGLEPENELFRKASELGFSVFAAGDAAQVAEASAALFSGRIAALEAARAVGLLSEDVPEAWRRSLIVHGSRPGPRGSEQGAPEAGVVPVIHCVQEIPCDPCASVCKQGGLVIDPEDIRHLPRFVGDALGRPCVGCEKCVTICPGQAVTLVDYRHDPEHPTVIVPFEMPRAEIGPGSKVTALDIDGHVLGELEVVRVRDAKVSDHTLAIRVRAPRDLAQRVAGVRVGGWPAEGEPERFVPQPAPEAIVCRCERVSADELRARVRAGEHDVHVLKVLTRVGMGACGARTCWPLVQRLLCDAGVAVTEVVEPRHRPPLFEVRLGALADAKSGPERGGA, from the coding sequence ATGCCGCGGCTGACTGACCACCCGGTCTTGCCTGCGCTGGCGGCGACGGAGATTTCCATCTCATGGCGCGGCAGGAGCCTGCCCGCGCATGACGGCGAGCCCCTGTCGTCGGCGCTCTGGGCGGCGGGCGAGCGCGTGCTCGGGCACCACCCGAAGGACGGCGCGGCGCAGAGCCTGTTCTGCGCGAATGGGCAGTGCGCGCAGTGTCTGGTGCTGGTGGACGGAAGGCCCGAGAAGGCCTGCGTGACCCGTGCGCGGGAAGGCATGCGGGTCGAGCCGGCCGACGGCTTGCCCGAGCTACCGAAGGACTCGGGGGCCACGTCAGCGCACGCGCTGGAAGAGCTGGCCGTCGACGTCTTGATCGTGGGCGGCGGACCCGCCGGGCTCTCCGCGGCGAAGGAGCTCGGCGAGCGGGGCATCGACGCGCTGTTGATCGACGACAAGCCCATCCTGGGCGGCAAGCTGGTGCTTCAGACGCACCGCTTCTTCGGCTCGTTCAACGCAGTGCACGCCGGGACTCGGGGTTTCGACATCGCCGCGCGGCTCGAGCGCGAGGTGCGCGAGCAGCCGACGGTCCGCGTCTGGACCGAGAGCCCCGCGGTCGGCGCGTTCAGCGACGGCGTGGTCGGCGTCTTGCACGGCGGCGAGCGCGGGAGCTACGTGTTGGTGCGACCACGCGCGCTCGTGGTCGCCACCGGGGCTCGCGAGCGCTCGCTGTCGTTCCCGGGCAACACGCTGCCGGGTGTGATGGGAGCGGGGGCGTTCCAGACGTTGATGAACCGCGACCGGGTGCTGCCCGCCGAGCGGGTGCTGGTGGTGGGCGGCGGCAACGTGGGGCTCATCGTGGCGTACCAGGCGCTTCAAGCGGGTGTGCGCGTGGCCGCGCTGATCGAGGCGCTGCCCGAGTGCGGTGGCTACGCCGTGCACCACGACAAGCTCGCGCGGCTGGGCGTGGAGGTGCTCACCTCGCACACGCTGCTCGCGGCGCACGGCCGCGACTCGGTCGAGGGCGCGAGCGTCGCTCGCGTGGACGAGGCCGGTCACCCGCTGCCCGGGACGGAGCGCTCCATCGCCTGCGACGCGGTGCTCCTGGCGGTGGGCCTGGAGCCGGAGAACGAGCTGTTTCGCAAGGCCTCCGAGCTCGGCTTCAGCGTCTTCGCCGCCGGCGACGCCGCCCAGGTCGCGGAGGCTTCGGCGGCGCTGTTTTCGGGCCGCATCGCCGCGCTCGAAGCGGCGCGCGCCGTCGGCCTGCTCTCCGAAGACGTTCCGGAGGCCTGGCGGCGCTCGCTGATCGTGCACGGGTCGCGCCCGGGTCCACGCGGCAGCGAGCAGGGCGCGCCGGAAGCCGGCGTGGTCCCGGTGATCCACTGCGTCCAGGAGATCCCCTGCGACCCCTGCGCCTCGGTCTGCAAGCAAGGCGGGCTGGTGATCGATCCCGAGGACATCCGGCACCTCCCGCGGTTCGTCGGCGACGCGCTCGGCCGCCCCTGCGTGGGCTGCGAGAAGTGCGTGACCATCTGCCCCGGGCAGGCGGTCACCCTCGTGGACTATCGCCACGACCCCGAGCACCCGACGGTGATCGTGCCGTTCGAGATGCCTCGAGCCGAGATCGGTCCGGGCAGCAAGGTCACCGCGCTGGACATCGACGGTCACGTGCTCGGCGAGCTCGAGGTGGTGCGCGTGCGCGACGCGAAGGTCTCGGATCACACCCTGGCGATCCGCGTGCGCGCGCCGCGCGACCTCGCGCAGCGCGTGGCCGGGGTCCGCGTCGGGGGTTGGCCCGCGGAGGGCGAGCCCGAGCGCTTCGTGCCGCAGCCGGCGCCCGAGGCCATCGTGTGCCGTTGCGAACGCGTCAGCGCCGACGAGCTCCGCGCCCGCGTTCGCGCCGGTGAGCACGACGTGCACGTGCTCAAGGTGCTCACCCGCGTCGGCATGGGCGCCTGCGGGGCGCGCACGTGCTGGCCGTTGGTGCAGCGCCTGCTCTGCGACGCAGGCGTGGCGGTCACAGAGGTGGTGGAGCCTCGCCACCGACCGCCGCTGTTCGAGGTTCGCCTGGGCGCCCTCGCCGACGCCAAGTCCGGCCCGGAGCGCGGCGGTGCCTGA
- a CDS encoding FAD-binding oxidoreductase gives MPEPSFDAVVIGAGSVGTPAALALAELGARVLVLDARHGVGHGSNKAAIGGVRATHSQPAKVLLCLRSLEIFSRWREQRGDDIEWRQGGYVFGAWRPAEAQTLREVAEAQRALGLDIRWLDAKELLEVVPDLEPRDLLGGTHSPGDGHCSPLLALEAFRAHAQRAGVSFHFDEPVTGLELDGDRVVAVRTDRARYATRAVLHAAGAWARQLAASWGEALPVRPDAHEAGITEPVAPFLAPLVVDIRPGPGSANVYFFQHASGRLVFCLTPSPLEWGDDTRETSRFLPLAAARLVAAMPRLAGLRVRRTWRGLYPMTPDGSPFVGFSPKVPGLFLAAGMCGQGFMLGPAVGELAARALLGQSTDADRRVLAELSPARSFGPAERLR, from the coding sequence GTGCCTGAGCCGAGCTTCGATGCCGTGGTGATCGGCGCCGGCAGCGTCGGCACGCCGGCAGCGCTCGCCCTGGCGGAGCTCGGCGCTCGGGTGCTGGTGCTCGACGCGCGCCACGGCGTCGGGCACGGCTCCAACAAAGCCGCCATCGGCGGCGTGCGCGCCACGCACTCCCAACCCGCGAAGGTCCTGCTTTGCCTGCGCTCGCTCGAGATCTTCTCCCGCTGGCGCGAGCAGCGCGGCGACGACATCGAGTGGCGCCAGGGTGGCTACGTGTTCGGCGCCTGGCGCCCGGCGGAAGCCCAGACCTTGCGCGAGGTGGCGGAGGCGCAGCGCGCGCTCGGCCTCGACATCCGCTGGCTCGACGCGAAGGAGCTGCTCGAGGTGGTGCCGGATCTCGAGCCGCGGGACCTGCTCGGCGGGACTCACTCGCCGGGAGATGGCCACTGCTCTCCCCTGCTGGCGCTGGAGGCGTTTCGCGCTCACGCCCAGCGCGCCGGGGTCAGCTTCCACTTCGACGAGCCCGTCACCGGCCTCGAGCTCGACGGCGATCGAGTGGTGGCCGTGCGAACCGATCGAGCGCGCTACGCGACGCGGGCGGTGCTCCACGCGGCCGGAGCGTGGGCGCGCCAGCTCGCGGCGAGCTGGGGCGAAGCGCTGCCCGTGCGCCCGGACGCGCACGAGGCCGGCATCACCGAGCCGGTGGCGCCGTTCCTGGCGCCGCTGGTGGTGGACATCCGGCCCGGTCCGGGCTCCGCGAACGTGTACTTCTTCCAGCACGCCAGTGGTCGGCTGGTGTTCTGCCTGACGCCGTCCCCGCTCGAGTGGGGCGACGACACCCGCGAGACCAGCCGCTTCTTGCCCCTGGCCGCCGCCCGCCTGGTTGCCGCGATGCCGCGCCTCGCCGGGCTGCGCGTGCGCCGCACCTGGCGCGGGCTCTACCCGATGACCCCCGACGGCTCGCCGTTCGTGGGCTTCTCGCCGAAGGTCCCGGGCCTCTTCCTGGCAGCAGGCATGTGCGGGCAAGGCTTCATGCTCGGCCCCGCCGTGGGAGAGCTCGCCGCGCGGGCGCTGCTGGGGCAGAGCACCGATGCCGATCGCCGCGTGCTCGCGGAGCTCTCGCCGGCGCGGTCCTTCGGCCCCGCCGAGCGGCTGCGCTGA
- a CDS encoding winged helix-turn-helix transcriptional regulator: MKKLSRAFKALANENRLQLFLNLLEESRLDLAKGRMHDCFLATVLKNLNIGAPTVSHHVKELEDAGLIQTAREGKQLVCTIQPEAMQALRAVFEAER, translated from the coding sequence GTGAAGAAGTTGAGCCGGGCGTTCAAGGCCCTGGCGAACGAGAATCGGCTCCAGCTCTTCCTGAACCTGCTGGAGGAGAGCCGGCTCGACCTGGCCAAAGGCCGCATGCACGACTGTTTCCTGGCCACCGTGCTGAAGAACCTGAATATCGGCGCGCCCACCGTGAGCCACCACGTGAAGGAGCTGGAGGACGCCGGGCTCATCCAGACCGCACGGGAAGGCAAGCAGCTGGTCTGCACCATCCAGCCCGAGGCCATGCAGGCGCTGCGCGCCGTGTTCGAGGCCGAGCGCTGA
- a CDS encoding zinc-binding dehydrogenase, translated as MTQIQRDVIAIEKYGPAKVLARSARPLEPVGDDDVAIAVKYSGVNFADIQMRLGFYPDAPKRPFVPGYEVSGTVARVGKSVSRFKVGDPVVAGTYFGGYASEVTIPAIQAFPLPENTDLRGAAALPVSFFTAHLALVEMGRVRAGDRVLIECATGGVGTIAVQMAKHLGAEVVGLTTTAAKKDYIASLGATPYTRDELFADESITNFDFILQASGGKEIRRQLPRLGLTGRMVCMGLNSGVKDGRRDFLRLATAVVQTPRLSVLEMLNKNIGVFGLNALHVLRDPKWVERLTGALENAGGMRLEPHVGKVFAASDAAEAHRYLETRQATGKVLLEW; from the coding sequence ATGACCCAGATCCAACGCGACGTGATTGCCATCGAGAAGTACGGTCCCGCCAAGGTGCTGGCCCGGAGCGCGCGCCCGCTCGAGCCCGTGGGCGACGACGACGTGGCGATCGCCGTCAAGTACTCGGGCGTCAACTTCGCCGACATCCAGATGCGGCTCGGCTTCTACCCCGACGCACCAAAGCGTCCGTTCGTTCCGGGCTACGAGGTGAGCGGCACCGTCGCGCGCGTCGGCAAGAGCGTGTCGCGCTTCAAGGTAGGCGATCCGGTCGTCGCTGGCACCTACTTCGGCGGCTACGCTTCCGAGGTCACCATCCCAGCCATTCAGGCGTTCCCCTTGCCCGAGAACACCGACCTGCGCGGCGCCGCAGCGCTCCCCGTGAGCTTCTTCACGGCGCACCTCGCGCTCGTGGAGATGGGGCGAGTCCGCGCCGGTGACCGCGTGCTCATCGAGTGCGCGACGGGTGGGGTCGGGACCATCGCCGTGCAGATGGCGAAGCACCTGGGCGCCGAGGTGGTGGGGCTGACCACGACGGCGGCGAAGAAGGACTACATCGCCAGCCTGGGCGCGACTCCATACACACGCGACGAGCTCTTCGCCGACGAGAGCATCACCAACTTCGACTTCATCCTCCAGGCCTCCGGCGGCAAGGAGATCCGGCGCCAGCTGCCGCGCCTGGGCCTGACCGGTCGCATGGTCTGCATGGGCCTGAACTCGGGCGTGAAGGACGGACGGCGAGATTTTCTGCGCCTGGCCACCGCGGTGGTGCAGACCCCACGGCTCTCCGTGCTGGAGATGTTGAACAAGAACATTGGCGTGTTCGGCCTGAACGCGCTGCACGTGCTCAGAGACCCGAAGTGGGTCGAACGACTGACCGGCGCGCTGGAGAACGCCGGCGGAATGCGGCTCGAGCCCCACGTCGGCAAGGTGTTCGCGGCGAGCGACGCCGCGGAGGCGCACCGCTATCTCGAGACGCGCCAGGCCACCGGCAAAGTGCTGCTGGAGTGGTGA